In Streptomyces sp. NBC_00306, a single genomic region encodes these proteins:
- a CDS encoding TDT family transporter: protein MVTAVHPRSRSVAEATTPSLTTVRLPTLRHFGPNWYASVMGTAIVANAGVALPYDVPGLRTVCEAIWALSAVMLIVVLLARGAHWLHHPDQARAHLLDPAIAPFYGCLSMALLAVGIGTVSVGRDVIGEPAAVAAAFALFGVGTFIGLVVAVAVPYLMIVRHRVRQGTASPVWLLPVVSPMVAASLGALLVPHLPAGQGREALLLGSYAMFGISLIATLVILPVVFSRLVHHGRLPLALTPTLFLVLGPLGQSTTAVGKLADVAPGAIRTPYAAGFVAFAVIYGVPVLGFALMWLVLAGAMVVRAARDGMPFSMSWWAFTFPVGTCVTGAAGLAHHTGLPALGWLAVGLYLLLVTGWAVAGVRTVRGLLSGALLAAPR from the coding sequence ATGGTCACCGCCGTACACCCCCGCAGTCGCAGCGTCGCCGAGGCGACCACCCCCTCGCTCACGACCGTACGGCTGCCGACGCTGCGCCACTTCGGCCCCAACTGGTACGCGAGCGTCATGGGCACCGCCATCGTGGCCAACGCGGGTGTCGCGCTCCCCTACGACGTCCCGGGCCTGCGGACCGTCTGCGAGGCGATATGGGCGCTGTCCGCGGTGATGCTGATCGTGGTGCTGCTCGCCCGCGGGGCGCACTGGCTCCACCACCCCGACCAGGCCCGCGCCCATCTGCTCGACCCGGCGATCGCGCCCTTCTACGGGTGTCTGTCGATGGCGCTGCTGGCCGTCGGCATCGGCACGGTTTCCGTCGGCCGGGACGTGATCGGCGAACCGGCGGCGGTCGCGGCCGCGTTCGCCCTCTTCGGTGTCGGTACGTTCATCGGCCTCGTCGTGGCGGTCGCCGTCCCGTATCTGATGATCGTCCGCCACCGCGTGAGGCAGGGCACGGCCTCACCGGTGTGGCTGCTGCCCGTCGTCTCCCCCATGGTCGCCGCGTCCCTCGGCGCTCTGCTGGTCCCGCATCTGCCCGCCGGCCAGGGACGCGAGGCGCTGCTGCTCGGCAGTTACGCGATGTTCGGCATCAGCCTGATCGCCACGCTGGTGATCCTGCCGGTGGTCTTCTCCCGGCTGGTCCACCACGGCCGCCTGCCCCTCGCGCTGACCCCGACGCTCTTCCTGGTCCTCGGCCCGCTCGGCCAGTCGACGACGGCGGTCGGCAAACTCGCGGACGTGGCCCCGGGCGCGATCCGGACGCCGTACGCCGCGGGGTTCGTCGCGTTCGCCGTGATCTACGGCGTGCCCGTGCTGGGTTTCGCGCTGATGTGGCTGGTGCTCGCCGGCGCCATGGTGGTGCGGGCCGCCCGGGACGGCATGCCGTTCTCGATGAGCTGGTGGGCCTTCACCTTCCCCGTCGGCACCTGTGTGACCGGCGCGGCGGGTCTGGCCCACCACACCGGACTGCCCGCACTGGGGTGGCTGGCCGTCGGCCTCTACCTGCTGCTGGTCACGGGCTGGGCGGTGGCGGGGGTGCGCACGGTGCGCGGCCTGCTCAGCGGAGCGCTGCTCGCAGCGCCGCGCTGA
- a CDS encoding helical backbone metal receptor → MRVVSLVPSLTEAVAVSAPGMLVGATDWCTHPADLDVPRIGGTKNPDVPAVIALRPDLVIANEEENREPDLAALRAAGVEVMVTEVRDLEQAFGELRRVLVAGCGLALPAWLDEAREAWSAVGPLDEAGPLGAVVPVWRRPWMVLGRDTFAGDLLARLGVRHAYAGHTERYPRIPLDELRDSGARLVVLPDEPYRFTAEDGPEAFPGMAAALVSGRHLTWYGPSLAEAPAVLSAALRAALR, encoded by the coding sequence ATGCGTGTGGTTTCCCTCGTGCCGTCGCTGACCGAGGCGGTGGCCGTCAGCGCGCCCGGGATGCTGGTCGGCGCCACGGACTGGTGCACCCATCCCGCGGATCTCGACGTCCCGCGCATCGGCGGCACCAAGAACCCCGACGTCCCCGCGGTGATCGCCCTCCGCCCCGATCTGGTGATCGCCAACGAGGAGGAGAACCGGGAGCCCGACCTTGCCGCCCTGCGCGCCGCGGGGGTCGAGGTCATGGTCACCGAGGTGCGCGACCTGGAGCAGGCCTTCGGCGAACTGAGGCGGGTCCTGGTGGCGGGCTGCGGCCTCGCCCTGCCGGCCTGGCTCGACGAGGCCCGCGAGGCCTGGTCGGCCGTCGGACCACTGGACGAGGCGGGCCCGTTGGGCGCCGTCGTGCCCGTCTGGCGGCGGCCCTGGATGGTGCTCGGCCGGGACACCTTCGCCGGCGACCTGCTGGCGAGGCTCGGCGTGAGGCATGCCTACGCCGGGCACACCGAGCGCTACCCCCGCATCCCCCTGGACGAGCTGCGCGACAGCGGGGCCCGGTTGGTGGTGCTCCCCGACGAGCCGTACCGATTCACGGCCGAGGACGGACCCGAGGCGTTCCCCGGCATGGCGGCGGCGCTCGTCAGCGGCCGGCATCTGACCTGGTACGGGCCGTCGTTGGCGGAGGCACCCGCGGTGCTCAGCGCGGCGCTGCGAGCAGCGCTCCGCTGA
- a CDS encoding helix-turn-helix domain-containing protein, with amino-acid sequence MDEKDGKDPKETERLRVGAAVRRRRRALDLTLATVAERSGLSIPFLSQVENERARPSVRSLQRVADALETTASRLLAASDAARTVAVVRADEDDDAPPVPRARRLVRGRHQLEALEFTGEHDTGGEFQHRNDELMYVADGAVELEAEGRAYRLVRGDTLFLSGGVRHRWRATLPETRIVVVTVAEHLETPEP; translated from the coding sequence ATGGACGAGAAGGACGGCAAGGACCCGAAGGAGACCGAGCGTCTTCGAGTCGGCGCTGCCGTGCGCCGGCGCCGTCGTGCGCTCGACCTCACCCTTGCCACGGTCGCCGAGCGCAGCGGCCTGTCCATCCCCTTCCTCAGCCAGGTGGAGAACGAACGCGCCCGCCCCAGCGTCCGCTCCCTCCAGCGGGTCGCCGACGCCCTGGAGACCACGGCGAGCCGGCTGCTCGCCGCGTCCGACGCGGCCCGCACGGTCGCGGTCGTCCGCGCCGACGAGGACGACGACGCGCCGCCCGTGCCGAGGGCCCGTCGGCTCGTCCGCGGCCGGCATCAACTCGAAGCCCTGGAGTTCACCGGGGAGCACGACACCGGGGGAGAGTTCCAGCACCGCAACGACGAGCTGATGTACGTCGCCGACGGCGCGGTGGAGCTGGAGGCCGAGGGCCGCGCCTACCGCCTGGTCCGGGGCGACACCCTGTTCCTGTCCGGCGGGGTACGGCACCGGTGGCGGGCGACCCTGCCCGAGACCCGCATCGTCGTGGTCACCGTCGCCGAGCACCTCGAGACGCCGGAACCGTAG
- a CDS encoding ABC transporter permease/substrate binding protein — MPRLHLGDWVDSGVNWLQSHLSWLFDAISSVVTGMYDGIDSVLSAPEPLLFAGMLAVVAWWLRGLLAGGLAFAGFALIDSIELWDDAMSTLSLVLVATIVTLVIAVPLGIWASRSKTVSAVTRPVLDFMQTMPAMVYLIPGIIFFGVGVVPGIIATIVFALPPGVRMTELGIRQVDEELVEAAEAFGTTPRNTLLRVQLPLALPTIMAGINQVIMLGLSMVVIAGMVGGGGLGGAVYRAIGNVDIGLGFEAGISIVILAMYLDRITGALGRQVSPLGRRAIAKAKAMTGGLKIWDHRPQPVVAVVGVVVLALVAGGMGMFGGTKSADASDASNVGQGKKVSIGYIPWDEGIASTFLWKELLEQRGYEVDTKQLEAGSLYTGLAGGQIDFQTDSWLPVTHAQYWKKYQSKLEDLGSWYGPTSLELSVPSYVKGIDSLADLKGKSAQFKGRIIGIEPSAGMMGLLKDKVLKEYGLEGEYKVVDGSTPGMLAELKRAYEKKEPIVTTLWSPHWAYSSYDLKKLKDPKVSWGKGDGVHTLARKGFSADNPQVGKWLKSFKMTEKQLTDLEATIQKTGKGKEQDAVRDWLAKNPGLADKWTPVAKAGKAANGKDERERPLEVAWFPWEEDIAATYLWKAVLEERGYTMNLKQFEVGPMYTAMSRGQIDVQFDGWLPNTQKKYWDKYGDKLTDVGSWYGPTSLEIAVPSYVKGVDSLEDLKGRGGEFKGRIVGIEPGTETMNILKNKVLPGYGIDGEYKVVDSSTPGMLAELKRAYAKKEPIAVMLWTPHWAYNEYGLTKLKDPEKAFGTGDRIHTVASKDFPKNYPRLTGWLKNFKLSEKQLAGLENEIQKRGTGHEEEAVKAWMKENPGIADRMAPQ, encoded by the coding sequence GTGCCTAGGCTCCATCTCGGCGACTGGGTCGACAGCGGTGTCAACTGGCTCCAGTCCCACCTCTCCTGGCTGTTCGACGCCATCAGCTCGGTCGTCACCGGGATGTACGACGGCATCGACTCGGTGCTCTCCGCACCCGAGCCGCTGCTGTTCGCGGGCATGCTCGCCGTCGTGGCCTGGTGGCTGCGCGGACTGCTCGCCGGCGGGCTCGCCTTCGCGGGCTTCGCCCTCATCGACTCCATCGAGCTGTGGGACGACGCGATGTCGACCCTCTCGCTGGTGCTCGTCGCCACCATCGTCACGCTGGTGATCGCCGTACCGCTCGGCATCTGGGCCTCGCGCTCCAAGACCGTCAGCGCCGTGACCCGGCCGGTTCTGGACTTCATGCAGACCATGCCGGCGATGGTGTACCTGATCCCCGGCATCATCTTCTTCGGCGTCGGCGTGGTGCCCGGCATCATCGCCACCATCGTCTTCGCGCTGCCGCCCGGCGTACGGATGACCGAGCTCGGCATCCGTCAGGTCGACGAGGAACTCGTCGAGGCCGCCGAGGCGTTCGGCACCACTCCGCGCAACACCCTGCTGCGCGTCCAGCTGCCGCTCGCACTGCCCACGATCATGGCCGGCATCAACCAGGTCATCATGCTGGGCCTGTCCATGGTCGTCATCGCGGGCATGGTCGGCGGCGGCGGGCTCGGCGGCGCCGTGTACCGCGCCATCGGCAACGTCGACATCGGCCTCGGCTTCGAGGCGGGCATCTCCATCGTCATCCTCGCCATGTACCTGGACCGCATCACCGGCGCGCTCGGCCGCCAGGTCTCGCCGCTGGGCCGTCGCGCGATCGCCAAGGCCAAGGCCATGACCGGCGGGCTGAAGATCTGGGACCACCGCCCGCAGCCCGTGGTCGCGGTCGTCGGTGTCGTCGTCCTCGCGCTGGTCGCCGGCGGTATGGGCATGTTCGGCGGCACCAAGTCCGCCGACGCGTCCGACGCCTCGAACGTGGGTCAGGGCAAGAAGGTCTCCATCGGTTACATCCCCTGGGACGAGGGCATCGCCTCCACGTTCCTGTGGAAGGAACTGCTGGAGCAGCGCGGCTACGAGGTCGACACCAAGCAGCTGGAGGCCGGATCGCTCTACACCGGCCTCGCCGGCGGCCAGATCGACTTCCAGACCGACTCGTGGCTGCCCGTCACCCACGCCCAGTACTGGAAGAAGTACCAGAGCAAGCTGGAGGACCTCGGCTCCTGGTACGGCCCCACCTCGCTGGAGCTGTCCGTGCCCTCCTATGTGAAGGGCATCGACTCGCTGGCGGACCTCAAGGGGAAGTCGGCACAGTTCAAGGGCCGGATCATCGGCATCGAGCCGAGCGCCGGAATGATGGGCCTGCTCAAGGACAAGGTGCTCAAGGAGTACGGCCTGGAGGGCGAGTACAAGGTCGTCGACGGTTCGACGCCCGGCATGCTCGCCGAGCTGAAGCGCGCGTACGAGAAGAAGGAACCGATCGTCACCACGCTGTGGTCGCCGCACTGGGCCTACAGCAGCTACGACCTGAAGAAGCTCAAGGACCCCAAGGTGTCGTGGGGCAAGGGCGACGGCGTGCACACGCTGGCGCGCAAGGGCTTCTCGGCGGACAACCCGCAGGTCGGCAAGTGGCTGAAGAGCTTCAAGATGACCGAGAAGCAGCTCACGGACCTCGAAGCGACGATCCAGAAGACCGGCAAGGGCAAGGAGCAGGACGCCGTACGCGACTGGCTGGCCAAGAATCCCGGGCTCGCCGACAAGTGGACCCCCGTCGCCAAGGCGGGCAAGGCCGCGAACGGCAAGGACGAGCGCGAACGCCCGCTGGAGGTCGCCTGGTTCCCGTGGGAGGAGGACATCGCCGCCACGTATCTGTGGAAGGCGGTCCTCGAGGAGCGCGGGTACACCATGAATCTCAAGCAGTTCGAGGTCGGTCCGATGTACACCGCGATGTCGCGCGGTCAGATCGACGTCCAGTTCGACGGCTGGCTGCCGAACACCCAGAAGAAGTACTGGGACAAGTACGGCGACAAACTTACCGACGTCGGCTCCTGGTACGGACCCACCTCACTGGAGATCGCGGTGCCCTCCTATGTGAAGGGTGTCGACTCGCTCGAGGATCTCAAGGGCCGCGGTGGAGAGTTCAAGGGCCGCATCGTCGGTATCGAGCCGGGCACCGAGACCATGAACATCCTCAAGAACAAGGTCCTGCCGGGCTACGGCATCGACGGTGAGTACAAGGTCGTCGACAGCTCCACCCCCGGCATGCTCGCCGAGCTGAAGCGGGCGTACGCCAAGAAGGAACCCATCGCCGTGATGCTGTGGACCCCGCACTGGGCCTACAACGAGTACGGCCTCACCAAGCTGAAGGACCCCGAGAAGGCCTTCGGCACGGGAGACCGCATCCACACGGTGGCGAGCAAGGACTTCCCGAAGAACTATCCGCGGCTGACCGGCTGGCTCAAGAACTTCAAGCTCAGCGAGAAGCAGCTCGCCGGCCTGGAGAACGAGATCCAGAAGCGCGGAACGGGACACGAGGAGGAGGCGGTGAAGGCCTGGATGAAGGAGAACCCGGGCATCGCCGACCGGATGGCGCCGCAGTAG
- a CDS encoding quaternary amine ABC transporter ATP-binding protein has translation MSRLQAEHLYKVFGRRPDEAVSRLEGGAGRDELRADGTTAAVIDASFTVEPGQIFVVMGLSGSGKSTLLRMLNGLLDPTAGRVLFDGQDLTALSPRDLRTVRSTKISMVFQHFALFPHRSVLENAGYGLEVQGVARPERDRRAAEALEMVGLAGWENSWPDELSGGMQQRVGLARALATDADLLLMDESFSALDPLIRRDMQDQLLELQKRLKKTIVFITHDLNEAMRLGDRIAVMRDGEIVQLGTAEDILVTPANDYVASFTQDVDRSRVLTAGAIMADPETAYGSRTDNGKELKGARDVLAAAPATVSADTPIIELFTPCSTSGVAVAVVDDEGELIGVVPRARLLAVLGEPLTPAPVPPQNTAPAKSVATAGDADAADKAVASA, from the coding sequence GTGTCCAGGCTGCAAGCCGAGCACTTGTACAAAGTGTTCGGCAGACGACCCGACGAAGCGGTGAGCAGGCTCGAAGGCGGAGCCGGCCGCGACGAGCTCCGCGCCGACGGCACGACCGCAGCGGTGATCGACGCCTCGTTCACCGTCGAACCGGGTCAGATCTTCGTCGTCATGGGCCTCTCCGGGTCCGGCAAGTCCACGCTGCTGCGCATGCTCAACGGGCTGCTCGACCCCACCGCCGGACGCGTCCTCTTCGACGGTCAGGACCTCACCGCCCTGAGCCCGCGCGACCTGCGCACCGTCCGCTCCACGAAGATCAGCATGGTCTTCCAGCACTTCGCGCTGTTCCCGCACCGCAGCGTCCTGGAGAACGCCGGTTACGGACTCGAGGTCCAGGGCGTCGCCCGCCCGGAGCGCGACCGCCGCGCCGCCGAGGCGCTGGAGATGGTCGGCCTCGCCGGCTGGGAGAACTCCTGGCCCGACGAGCTGTCCGGCGGTATGCAGCAGCGTGTCGGCCTCGCCCGCGCGCTCGCCACCGACGCCGATCTGCTGCTGATGGACGAGTCCTTCAGCGCGCTCGACCCGCTGATCCGCCGCGACATGCAGGACCAGCTCCTGGAGCTCCAGAAGCGGCTCAAGAAGACCATCGTCTTCATCACCCACGACCTGAACGAGGCCATGCGCCTCGGCGACCGCATCGCCGTGATGCGCGACGGCGAGATCGTGCAGCTGGGCACCGCCGAGGACATCCTCGTCACGCCCGCCAACGACTACGTCGCCTCCTTCACACAGGACGTTGACCGCTCCCGCGTCCTCACCGCAGGCGCGATCATGGCCGACCCGGAGACCGCGTACGGCAGCAGGACGGACAACGGCAAGGAGCTGAAGGGCGCACGCGACGTACTCGCCGCCGCCCCCGCCACCGTCTCCGCGGACACCCCGATCATCGAGCTGTTCACGCCCTGCTCCACCAGCGGTGTCGCTGTCGCCGTCGTCGACGACGAGGGCGAACTCATCGGCGTCGTACCGCGTGCCCGTCTGCTCGCCGTCCTCGGCGAGCCCCTGACCCCCGCACCCGTACCGCCGCAGAACACCGCCCCCGCGAAGAGCGTCGCCACGGCCGGCGACGCCGACGCGGCCGACAAGGCGGTGGCCAGTGCCTAG
- a CDS encoding 5'-3' exonuclease, which produces MLLDTASLYFRAYFGVPDSVRAPDGTPVNAVRGLLEFITRLVQDHHPDDLVACWDNDWRPQWRVDLIPSYKAHRVAVETERSLPDEEEIPDTLSPQVPVIAAVLDALGIARVGADGYEADDVIGTLTARATGPVDIVTGDRDLFQLVDDARGRRVLYPLKGVGTLQTTDEAWLRERYGVDGPGYVNLALLRGDPSDGLPGVPGIGEKTAAKLLDAFGDLDGIMAAVDDPAAKLTPSQRKRLDESRDYVAVAPKVVRVASDVALPPFDPALPTEPRHPETLNELAAQWGLGGALLRLLGTLRA; this is translated from the coding sequence ATGCTCCTCGACACCGCTTCCCTGTACTTCCGCGCCTATTTCGGGGTCCCCGACTCCGTGCGGGCCCCCGACGGCACCCCGGTCAACGCCGTGCGCGGGCTGCTCGAATTCATCACGCGGCTGGTCCAGGACCACCATCCCGACGACCTGGTGGCCTGCTGGGACAACGACTGGCGGCCGCAGTGGCGGGTCGACCTGATCCCGTCGTACAAGGCGCACCGCGTCGCCGTGGAGACGGAGCGGAGCCTCCCGGACGAGGAGGAGATCCCGGACACCCTGTCTCCGCAGGTTCCGGTGATCGCGGCGGTGCTGGACGCGCTCGGCATCGCCCGGGTCGGCGCCGACGGGTACGAGGCCGACGACGTCATCGGCACGCTGACCGCGCGCGCCACCGGTCCGGTGGACATCGTCACCGGCGACCGTGACCTGTTCCAGCTGGTCGACGACGCCCGCGGCCGGCGGGTGCTGTACCCGCTCAAGGGTGTCGGGACGCTCCAGACGACGGACGAGGCCTGGCTCCGCGAGAGGTACGGCGTGGACGGCCCCGGGTACGTGAATCTGGCGCTGCTGCGGGGCGACCCGAGCGACGGCCTGCCGGGCGTGCCCGGGATCGGCGAGAAGACCGCGGCCAAACTGCTGGACGCCTTCGGCGACCTGGACGGAATCATGGCCGCCGTCGACGACCCGGCCGCGAAGCTCACACCGTCGCAACGCAAACGGCTCGACGAGTCGCGGGACTACGTGGCGGTCGCGCCGAAGGTCGTCCGGGTCGCCTCCGACGTGGCGCTTCCCCCCTTCGACCCTGCTCTGCCCACGGAGCCGCGCCATCCGGAGACCTTGAACGAACTCGCGGCACAGTGGGGACTCGGCGGCGCGCTGCTGCGCCTGCTGGGCACTCTTCGCGCCTGA
- a CDS encoding siderophore-interacting protein produces MAERPARTSPKAYESRVVHTEQLTPHMVRVVLGGEGLAGFGLDGFTDHYVKLLFTPEGVSYPEPFDMDRIRAEFPRDQWPANRTYTVRSWDRDSGELTIDFVVHGDEGLAGPWAARARVGDLLRILGPGGGYAPDATADWHLLVGDESALPAIAASLETMPAGARVHAFVEVDGPEDEQKVVTPDGVEIHWLHRAGRPVGEALVAAVTALKFPEGRVCAFVHGEAGFVKELRRHLRLERQVPREQLSISGYWRLGQSDEAWRAVKREWNEQVEREQEPAA; encoded by the coding sequence GTGGCAGAACGACCGGCCCGCACGTCACCGAAGGCCTACGAGTCGCGGGTGGTGCACACCGAGCAGCTCACCCCGCACATGGTGCGCGTCGTCCTCGGCGGCGAGGGGCTGGCGGGCTTCGGTCTCGACGGCTTCACCGACCACTACGTCAAGCTCCTGTTCACGCCGGAGGGCGTCAGCTACCCGGAGCCGTTCGACATGGACCGGATCCGTGCGGAGTTCCCGCGCGACCAGTGGCCCGCGAACCGCACGTACACGGTCCGGAGTTGGGACCGGGACAGCGGCGAGCTGACGATCGACTTCGTGGTCCACGGCGACGAGGGCCTCGCCGGCCCCTGGGCGGCGCGGGCCCGCGTGGGTGACCTCCTGCGCATCCTCGGCCCCGGCGGCGGCTACGCGCCCGACGCCACGGCGGACTGGCATCTGCTGGTGGGCGACGAGAGCGCGCTGCCCGCGATCGCCGCGTCGCTGGAGACCATGCCGGCGGGTGCGCGGGTGCACGCCTTCGTGGAGGTCGATGGCCCCGAGGACGAGCAGAAGGTCGTCACGCCCGACGGCGTGGAGATCCACTGGCTGCACCGCGCCGGCCGGCCGGTCGGCGAGGCGCTGGTGGCGGCGGTGACCGCCCTCAAGTTCCCCGAGGGCAGGGTGTGCGCGTTCGTCCACGGCGAGGCGGGCTTCGTGAAGGAACTGCGCCGCCATCTGCGACTGGAGCGGCAGGTACCGCGCGAACAGCTGTCGATCTCGGGCTACTGGCGACTGGGCCAGAGCGACGAGGCGTGGCGCGCGGTGAAGCGCGAGTGGAACGAGCAGGTGGAGCGGGAACAGGAGCCGGCGGCCTGA
- a CDS encoding MerR family transcriptional regulator has product MRIGELSRRTGVPVPTITYYVREGLLPAGRQTSPSQAAYDEAHERRLRLIRALLEIGGLEVAAVADVLAAVDDGGRPVHSVLGVAADLIAPRYAGGEADAERDAARVRVRELIARRGWLVEDDSRAADALATALAALERAGHGDFDQVLDTYADAAEKVARADLAYVARRAGRDGVVESAVVGTVLGDALLASLRRLAHADGSAWAYVNGQGGVARSAGAGEPRG; this is encoded by the coding sequence GTGCGCATAGGGGAGTTGAGCCGCAGGACCGGCGTGCCGGTACCCACGATCACGTACTACGTCCGGGAAGGGCTTCTGCCGGCCGGCCGGCAGACCAGCCCGAGCCAGGCGGCATACGACGAGGCACACGAACGCCGACTGCGCCTGATCCGGGCCCTGTTGGAGATCGGCGGCCTCGAGGTGGCGGCTGTCGCGGACGTACTCGCCGCTGTCGACGACGGCGGCAGGCCGGTGCACAGTGTGCTGGGCGTGGCCGCGGATCTGATCGCCCCTCGGTACGCCGGGGGAGAGGCGGATGCCGAACGGGACGCCGCGCGCGTACGGGTGCGGGAACTGATCGCCCGGCGCGGCTGGCTCGTCGAGGACGACTCCCGGGCCGCGGACGCGCTCGCGACGGCACTCGCCGCGCTGGAGCGTGCCGGCCACGGAGACTTCGACCAGGTGCTCGACACCTACGCGGACGCGGCGGAGAAGGTGGCACGGGCGGACCTGGCGTACGTCGCGCGCCGGGCGGGCCGGGACGGCGTGGTGGAGAGCGCGGTCGTCGGCACGGTCCTCGGGGACGCCCTCCTGGCGTCACTGCGCAGGCTCGCGCACGCGGACGGTTCGGCGTGGGCGTATGTGAACGGCCAGGGCGGGGTGGCGAGGTCGGCGGGGGCGGGGGAGCCGCGGGGGTGA
- a CDS encoding ABA4-like family protein yields the protein MTAFLFQLSFYLASPVWLLMIFAPTWRVTARVAASPLTVLPVLVVYVTLAVPVFPEIWTAVSSPDIDRFRELTELAGGAGAVWAQIIAWDLLLGQWMHLEGRRLGISPLVMSPLLVFTILLSPLAFPVFLLLRAVRMRSAAGAAGGAAGTARPVSVQGR from the coding sequence ATGACCGCCTTCCTCTTCCAGCTCTCCTTCTATCTGGCGAGTCCGGTGTGGCTGTTGATGATCTTCGCGCCGACCTGGCGGGTCACTGCCCGCGTCGCCGCGTCACCGCTGACCGTCCTCCCGGTGCTGGTCGTCTATGTGACCCTGGCCGTCCCCGTCTTCCCGGAGATCTGGACGGCCGTGAGCAGCCCGGACATCGACAGGTTCCGCGAGCTGACCGAACTGGCGGGCGGCGCGGGCGCGGTGTGGGCGCAGATCATCGCCTGGGACCTGCTGCTCGGCCAGTGGATGCACCTCGAAGGACGGCGGCTGGGAATCAGCCCTCTGGTGATGAGCCCGCTGCTCGTCTTCACGATCCTGCTCTCTCCGCTCGCGTTCCCCGTCTTCCTGCTGCTGCGCGCGGTACGGATGCGGTCCGCCGCCGGTGCGGCCGGTGGCGCCGCCGGGACCGCCCGGCCGGTGTCCGTTCAGGGGCGCTAG
- a CDS encoding sigma-70 family RNA polymerase sigma factor, translated as MNDAVRIGGPASARPDLQQLLALVARGDQDAFSRVYDAACGPVLGLVRAVLRDPAQSEEVTQEVLIEVWRTAARFQPTRGSAMTWILTLAHRRAVDRVRSAQAATDRERRAALLERTPAYDEVTEQVEARLEREQVRRCLGGLTELQRQSVTLAYYRGLAYREVAELLSVPLGTVKTRLRDGLIRLRDCLGVSA; from the coding sequence GTGAACGACGCCGTACGCATCGGCGGTCCCGCCTCGGCGCGACCAGATCTGCAACAGTTGCTCGCCCTGGTGGCCCGCGGTGACCAGGACGCCTTCTCGCGGGTGTACGACGCGGCGTGCGGACCGGTACTCGGCCTGGTTCGGGCCGTGTTGCGGGACCCGGCCCAGTCGGAGGAGGTGACCCAGGAAGTGCTGATCGAGGTGTGGCGCACCGCGGCACGTTTCCAGCCCACCCGCGGATCGGCCATGACCTGGATCCTCACGCTCGCGCACCGGCGCGCCGTGGACCGCGTCCGGTCGGCGCAGGCGGCCACGGACCGCGAACGGCGGGCCGCGCTGCTGGAGCGGACACCCGCGTACGACGAGGTCACCGAGCAGGTCGAGGCCCGGCTCGAACGCGAGCAGGTACGGCGGTGCCTCGGCGGACTGACCGAACTCCAGCGCCAGTCGGTGACCCTCGCGTACTACCGGGGGCTGGCCTACCGCGAAGTGGCCGAACTGCTCTCCGTGCCACTGGGCACGGTCAAGACGAGACTGCGCGACGGGCTCATCCGGCTGCGCGACTGCCTGGGGGTGAGCGCATGA
- a CDS encoding anti-sigma factor, protein MTTADLHTLTGAYVLHALAPDERAEFERHMENCPSCEQEVRELAATVSKLGMAAAVVPPPALKQQVMRKISAERQQPPRVTRLHAGRRRSRGLSRFVLAACLAAAAAFGGVSFWQHQEAQDARRAAQRAEQQTAELAAVLAAPDAQVSSTKLQDGGRGTVVVSKSRNQAAFLVSGLPRPPAGKVYQLWFNDGGTMRPAGLMDPATADNALLMDGPVNAASGMGVTVEPAGGSPKPTSDPVALMNFPA, encoded by the coding sequence ATGACCACCGCTGATCTGCACACGCTGACCGGCGCCTATGTGCTGCACGCGCTGGCGCCCGACGAGCGCGCCGAGTTCGAGCGGCACATGGAGAACTGTCCGTCCTGCGAACAGGAGGTGCGGGAACTCGCCGCGACGGTGAGCAAGTTGGGCATGGCCGCCGCCGTGGTCCCGCCGCCCGCGCTGAAACAGCAGGTGATGCGCAAGATATCCGCCGAGCGCCAGCAACCGCCGCGCGTCACCCGGCTGCACGCCGGCCGGCGCCGGAGCCGCGGGCTGTCCCGATTCGTGCTGGCGGCCTGTCTCGCCGCGGCCGCGGCCTTCGGCGGGGTCTCCTTCTGGCAGCACCAGGAGGCACAGGACGCCCGCCGGGCGGCTCAGCGCGCGGAGCAGCAGACGGCCGAGCTCGCCGCGGTCCTCGCCGCGCCGGACGCCCAGGTGAGCAGCACCAAGCTCCAGGACGGCGGCCGCGGCACGGTCGTCGTCTCCAAGAGCCGCAACCAGGCGGCCTTCCTCGTCTCGGGGCTGCCCAGGCCGCCGGCGGGCAAGGTCTACCAGCTCTGGTTCAACGACGGCGGCACCATGCGGCCGGCCGGACTGATGGACCCGGCCACCGCGGACAACGCGCTCCTGATGGACGGTCCGGTGAACGCGGCTTCCGGCATGGGCGTCACCGTCGAGCCGGCCGGCGGCTCGCCGAAGCCCACCAGCGACCCCGTGGCTCTGATGAACTTCCCTGCCTGA